Proteins found in one Amycolatopsis umgeniensis genomic segment:
- a CDS encoding polysaccharide deacetylase family protein: MVILAIGGVGRPVRALDPGEDETWVTVEQFERVLDAVAGREDVGLTFDDGNSSDVEIALPRLVERDLTAEFFPLAGRIGQRGFVDADGLRELAEAGMTIGSHGWEHRDWRRLDARHARRELEVAPKLLADLSGKPVRAYVPPFGAYDRRVLGRLRRSGATRIYAAEGGVASRDGLVRPRTKVGYDVDQDWIDSVLGDRDGLYRRAGRVMARVSRLVRF, encoded by the coding sequence CTGGATCCAGGCGAAGACGAAACATGGGTGACCGTCGAACAGTTCGAGCGGGTACTCGACGCGGTGGCCGGACGTGAAGACGTCGGGCTCACCTTCGACGACGGCAACTCCTCCGACGTCGAGATCGCGCTCCCCAGGCTGGTGGAGCGCGATCTCACGGCGGAGTTCTTCCCGCTCGCGGGCCGGATCGGCCAGCGTGGCTTCGTCGACGCCGACGGCTTGCGCGAGCTGGCCGAGGCGGGCATGACGATCGGCTCGCACGGCTGGGAGCACCGCGACTGGCGGCGGCTCGACGCCAGGCACGCCCGGCGCGAACTCGAAGTCGCGCCGAAACTGCTCGCCGACTTGAGCGGGAAGCCCGTGCGCGCGTACGTGCCGCCGTTCGGCGCCTACGACCGGCGGGTCCTCGGGAGGCTTCGGCGTTCCGGCGCGACGAGGATCTACGCCGCCGAAGGGGGCGTGGCGTCGCGCGATGGTTTGGTGCGCCCGCGGACCAAGGTCGGGTACGACGTCGATCAGGACTGGATCGACAGCGTGCTCGGTGATCGGGACGGCCTGTACCGCCGAGCGGGACGGGTGATGGCGCGAGTCTCCAGGCTTGTCCGCTTTTGA
- a CDS encoding glycoside hydrolase family 75 protein has protein sequence MRKLLLFSAMVVAAGLAPAATAVASTAPVAVQAGPTAQQLLAKTTSCKQVSNGKYKTDDETGRTIAVCDAGGAVFWKADMDIDCDGQPTARCNKDTDPWFQDGTAFPRSDGKALIADQTPYIVVPSVSSTWNFGNSGLKGAGSCAVIYNNKVLYAVIGDTGPNDIIGEASYAAAKALGINPDPANGGVDSGVTYICFKNSKVSPIEDHAKSTSVGEGLAAKFVQG, from the coding sequence ATGCGGAAGTTGCTCCTGTTCTCGGCGATGGTGGTGGCCGCAGGACTGGCCCCCGCGGCGACGGCCGTGGCCTCGACGGCCCCGGTCGCCGTCCAGGCGGGTCCGACGGCTCAGCAGTTGCTGGCGAAGACCACCAGCTGCAAGCAGGTCTCGAACGGCAAGTACAAGACCGACGACGAAACCGGCCGGACCATCGCGGTCTGCGACGCGGGCGGTGCCGTGTTCTGGAAGGCCGACATGGACATCGACTGCGACGGGCAGCCGACCGCGCGGTGCAACAAGGACACCGACCCGTGGTTCCAGGACGGCACGGCGTTCCCGCGTTCCGACGGCAAGGCGCTCATCGCCGACCAGACGCCCTACATCGTCGTGCCGAGCGTCAGCAGCACGTGGAACTTCGGGAACTCGGGGCTCAAGGGCGCCGGCTCGTGCGCGGTGATCTACAACAACAAGGTGCTCTACGCCGTCATCGGTGACACCGGGCCGAACGACATCATCGGCGAAGCGTCTTACGCGGCGGCGAAGGCGTTGGGCATCAACCCGGATCCGGCGAACGGCGGCGTCGACTCCGGGGTCACCTACATCTGCTTCAAGAACTCGAAGGTGTCGCCGATCGAAGACCACGCGAAGTCGACCTCCGTGGGGGAGGGACTGGCGGCGAAGTTCGTGCAGGGCTGA
- a CDS encoding carboxypeptidase-like regulatory domain-containing protein: MRRTLPGRSLRAVGAMTLAFTLAGTMAAVPAYADPGPNLKITAAVPDGRWLRDETIPIDLTITNIGDTTATEVRAQGSTYSGPHYSFETNTWGDLNFDGPGTSFLAGESRTYRLTGRIWAVEPGNPVVRLSVLTPVDTDRTDNGADVPVNLVPPETTERVAGQVYGDKNRDGVLSPGEELAGITARVGSFGMPQELSVITDSAGRFAFDAVPVGSHRVLYFRDVPDGWMLPDDNVMRLDGSGKYQNLSVQGRQPLEKDLQAKIELDKARYAPGEAAKATVTLTNTGAYPLSGLYATCEDREGTGIDLKIPQEQWGAFGPAQAGTLAPGQRLVLTLTGQVAEKAPYFGRTYLDCNFSGKTYLNGPWVSAEAQVPGKRADARGQAWVDKNHNWRPDDGEGLANTTVTVSTKDNRLVSLARTDAKGFATFPGLAVGEYVFRAAGGWKAVNESTLRHVAPPYGWEWSMLLEPR; the protein is encoded by the coding sequence ATGCGAAGAACCCTGCCCGGAAGATCGCTTCGCGCTGTCGGCGCGATGACCTTGGCCTTCACCCTCGCCGGAACGATGGCCGCTGTGCCCGCGTACGCCGATCCCGGCCCGAACCTCAAGATCACAGCGGCCGTGCCGGACGGGCGCTGGCTCCGGGACGAGACCATTCCGATCGATCTGACGATCACCAACATCGGCGACACCACGGCGACCGAGGTCCGGGCGCAGGGGAGCACCTATTCCGGCCCCCATTACAGCTTCGAGACGAACACCTGGGGCGACCTGAACTTCGACGGCCCCGGAACGTCCTTCCTGGCGGGCGAAAGCCGGACCTATCGCCTGACCGGCAGGATCTGGGCCGTTGAACCGGGCAATCCCGTGGTGCGGCTCAGCGTGTTGACCCCGGTGGACACCGACCGCACGGACAACGGCGCCGACGTCCCGGTGAACCTGGTCCCACCGGAGACCACCGAACGCGTCGCCGGTCAGGTGTACGGGGACAAGAACCGCGACGGCGTGCTTTCCCCCGGGGAGGAACTGGCCGGTATCACGGCGCGGGTGGGCAGTTTCGGAATGCCCCAGGAACTGTCGGTGATCACCGACTCAGCCGGACGGTTCGCCTTCGACGCCGTCCCCGTCGGATCCCATCGGGTCCTCTATTTCCGGGACGTTCCCGACGGCTGGATGCTGCCGGACGACAACGTGATGCGCCTGGACGGCAGCGGCAAGTACCAGAACCTGAGCGTCCAAGGCAGGCAGCCGCTCGAAAAGGACCTTCAGGCGAAGATCGAGCTCGACAAGGCGCGCTACGCGCCGGGAGAGGCGGCCAAGGCGACAGTCACTCTCACGAACACTGGCGCGTACCCGCTCTCCGGCCTCTACGCGACCTGTGAGGATCGCGAGGGCACCGGTATCGATCTGAAGATCCCGCAGGAGCAGTGGGGCGCCTTCGGTCCCGCGCAGGCGGGCACGCTGGCCCCGGGACAGCGACTGGTCCTCACCCTGACCGGCCAGGTGGCCGAGAAGGCGCCGTACTTCGGCAGGACCTATCTCGACTGCAACTTCAGCGGCAAGACCTACCTGAACGGGCCTTGGGTGTCGGCCGAAGCCCAGGTCCCCGGCAAACGTGCCGATGCCCGCGGCCAGGCCTGGGTCGACAAGAACCACAACTGGCGACCGGACGACGGTGAAGGTCTGGCGAACACCACCGTCACCGTGTCCACAAAGGACAACAGGCTGGTTTCGCTCGCCAGGACCGACGCCAAGGGCTTCGCGACCTTCCCCGGTCTCGCCGTCGGCGAGTACGTGTTCCGTGCGGCCGGCGGCTGGAAGGCCGTCAACGAGTCGACCCTCCGCCACGTCGCCCCGCCCTACGGCTGGGAGTGGTCGATGCTGCTGGAACCGCGGTGA
- a CDS encoding nucleotide sugar dehydrogenase produces MKISVFGLGYVGCVSAACLAGRGHEVVGVDVNPVKIDLISGGKAPVVEERIGELTAEVVAQGKLRATTDVRQAVADSEVSLICVGTPSAPNGSLSTAFLERVAEEIGEALKTKAERHTVVFRSTMLPGTCLDLLVPILEKASGLTAGVDFGVAVNPEFLREGSSVKDFFDPPKTVIGQLDAASGDVVAALYEGLPGEVFRVAIPVAEMTKYADNSFHGLKIGFANELGAICRALGLDSHQVIDVFLADRKLNISPAYLRPGFAFGGSCLPKDLRGLVYAAHRADVAVPILSHVLPSNDEHLQRAFDLVARTGKRKVGLFGLSFKPGTDDLRESPLVELAERLLGKGYDLRIYDANVSLSRLMGANREYIEGRLPHLGQLLAGSIDEVLDHAEVSLIGCNDPDVLAAHPVGGGRTIIDLVRVPDADKRRAEEGYVGLAW; encoded by the coding sequence ATGAAGATCAGTGTCTTCGGGCTCGGTTACGTCGGTTGCGTGTCGGCGGCGTGCCTTGCCGGACGCGGGCACGAGGTCGTCGGGGTCGACGTGAACCCGGTGAAGATCGACCTCATTTCCGGCGGCAAGGCGCCGGTGGTCGAGGAGCGGATCGGGGAACTGACCGCGGAGGTGGTCGCGCAAGGCAAGCTGAGAGCGACCACCGACGTCAGACAGGCGGTCGCGGACAGTGAAGTCTCCCTGATCTGCGTCGGTACCCCGTCGGCGCCGAACGGCAGCCTGTCGACGGCGTTCCTGGAGCGCGTGGCCGAGGAGATCGGCGAGGCGCTCAAGACCAAGGCCGAGCGCCACACCGTCGTCTTCCGCAGCACGATGCTGCCGGGCACCTGCCTCGACCTGCTCGTCCCCATCCTCGAGAAGGCGTCCGGCCTCACCGCCGGCGTCGACTTCGGTGTCGCGGTGAACCCCGAGTTCCTGCGCGAGGGCAGCAGCGTCAAGGACTTCTTCGACCCGCCCAAGACCGTCATCGGCCAGCTCGACGCGGCCAGCGGCGACGTCGTCGCGGCGCTCTACGAAGGGCTTCCCGGCGAGGTCTTCCGTGTCGCGATCCCGGTGGCCGAGATGACGAAGTACGCCGACAACTCCTTCCACGGGCTCAAGATCGGTTTCGCGAACGAGCTCGGCGCCATCTGCCGTGCCCTGGGGCTCGACTCGCACCAGGTGATCGACGTCTTCCTCGCCGATCGCAAGCTCAACATCAGCCCCGCCTACCTCCGCCCCGGGTTCGCTTTCGGCGGCTCGTGCCTCCCCAAGGATCTGCGCGGCCTGGTCTACGCCGCGCACCGCGCGGACGTCGCCGTCCCGATCCTTTCGCACGTGCTGCCCTCCAACGACGAACACCTCCAGCGCGCCTTCGATCTGGTCGCGCGCACCGGGAAACGGAAGGTCGGGCTGTTCGGCCTGTCCTTCAAACCCGGCACCGACGACCTCCGGGAGAGCCCGCTCGTCGAGCTCGCGGAGCGCCTGCTCGGCAAGGGGTACGACCTGCGCATCTACGACGCCAACGTCAGCCTTTCGCGGCTGATGGGCGCGAACCGCGAATACATCGAGGGCAGGCTGCCGCATCTCGGCCAGCTGCTGGCCGGTTCCATCGACGAGGTCCTCGACCACGCCGAGGTCTCCCTCATCGGCTGCAACGACCCGGACGTCCTCGCGGCGCATCCGGTGGGCGGCGGCCGCACCATCATCGATCTCGTCCGCGTACCCGATGCTGACAAGCGCCGGGCTGAAGAGGGATATGTCGGTCTTGCCTGGTAA